In Dehalogenimonas etheniformans, one genomic interval encodes:
- a CDS encoding glycine--tRNA ligase — protein MEKIVSLSRRRGFVFQSSEIYGAPGGCWDYGPLGVLLKNNVKQAWWQSMVQERDDVVGVDASILMNPKVWEASGHVTGFSDPMQDCMACKMRWRPGDFEGTVCPSCGGKLTEPRQFNLMFKTFMGPLEDTASVVYLRPETAQGIFTNFDNVLNTTRKKLPFGIAQTGKSFRNEITTGNFIFRSREFEQMELEYFVKPGTDEDWHAHWLKTRLEWYISLGMNKEHLQMRAHCKEELAHYAKACSDIQYLFPMGWSELEGIANRQDFDLKQHSKFSSKNLEYFDEETKERFTPYVIEPSAGVDRSVLAFMLDAYTEEPDKDEIRTVLKLHPRLAPYKAAILPLSKKEPLANLAKEIYASLRKAWMVTYDEAQSIGRRYRRQDEIGTPYCITIDFDSLNDNMVTVRERDTMKQDRIPIEEIKAYLFPRLKGEMK, from the coding sequence ATGGAAAAGATCGTTTCTTTGAGCCGCCGCCGCGGCTTTGTATTTCAATCTTCTGAAATTTACGGTGCCCCGGGCGGTTGCTGGGATTACGGCCCGTTGGGCGTCTTGCTCAAAAATAACGTCAAGCAAGCATGGTGGCAGTCTATGGTCCAGGAGCGGGATGACGTCGTCGGAGTCGATGCCTCGATTTTGATGAATCCCAAAGTTTGGGAAGCTTCCGGCCACGTCACCGGCTTTTCCGATCCGATGCAGGACTGCATGGCCTGTAAAATGCGTTGGCGCCCCGGCGACTTCGAGGGCACGGTTTGCCCGTCATGCGGCGGCAAGCTGACCGAGCCCCGGCAGTTCAACCTGATGTTCAAGACCTTCATGGGGCCGCTGGAGGATACCGCCAGCGTCGTATACCTCCGCCCCGAAACAGCCCAGGGCATTTTTACCAACTTCGACAATGTCCTGAACACCACGCGCAAGAAGCTGCCATTCGGCATCGCCCAGACCGGTAAAAGCTTTCGGAACGAGATCACCACCGGTAATTTCATCTTCCGCAGTCGCGAGTTCGAACAGATGGAGTTGGAGTATTTCGTTAAACCCGGCACGGACGAAGACTGGCATGCCCACTGGCTCAAGACGCGCTTGGAATGGTACATCTCCCTGGGAATGAACAAGGAACACCTTCAGATGAGGGCTCACTGCAAGGAAGAACTGGCGCATTATGCCAAAGCCTGCTCGGATATCCAATATCTTTTCCCGATGGGCTGGAGCGAACTGGAGGGCATTGCCAACCGCCAGGATTTCGACCTGAAACAGCATTCCAAGTTCAGCAGCAAAAACCTAGAATATTTCGATGAAGAGACTAAAGAACGATTTACCCCATACGTTATCGAGCCATCTGCCGGCGTTGATCGCTCTGTTCTGGCGTTCATGCTCGACGCTTACACCGAGGAACCCGATAAGGACGAAATCCGCACAGTGCTGAAACTGCACCCGCGCCTTGCGCCTTACAAAGCAGCCATCCTGCCACTATCCAAGAAAGAGCCGCTGGCTAACTTAGCCAAGGAGATCTATGCCTCCCTGCGCAAAGCCTGGATGGTAACTTATGACGAAGCCCAGAGCATCGGCCGCCGCTATCGCCGCCAGGATGAGATAGGCACCCCGTACTGCATCACCATTGACTTCGACTCCCTGAACGATAATATGGTCACTGTCAGAGAGCGCGACACCATGAAGCAAGATAGGATTCCGATCGAGGAGATCAAGGCTTACCTGTTCCCGAGGTTGAAGGGGGAGATGAAGTAA
- a CDS encoding MBL fold metallo-hydrolase, giving the protein MIIERLVVGPIEANCYIVGDEKSKEGMVIDPGDDPEDIMLRVHHLGLKITHIILTHSHFDHVAGTTAVKKATGARLAVHEADSSSLNNSMLARLAGCTHQPVPEPDLLLKGWEDLSLGELHFTVLNVPGHTPGGIALYGQDVVFTGDTLFQGSIGRTDLPGGEYDQIIDSINRRLMILDDAVKVYPGHGEPTTIGFERENNPFLVNPPRKQC; this is encoded by the coding sequence ATGATCATCGAACGCCTGGTTGTCGGGCCCATTGAAGCAAACTGCTACATCGTAGGCGACGAAAAATCGAAAGAAGGCATGGTTATTGATCCTGGCGACGATCCTGAAGATATTATGCTTCGTGTTCACCATCTCGGATTAAAGATCACCCATATCATATTGACCCACAGCCATTTTGATCATGTCGCCGGTACGACTGCAGTAAAGAAAGCAACCGGAGCCAGGTTGGCCGTCCATGAAGCCGACTCCAGCAGTCTGAACAACAGCATGTTGGCTAGATTGGCTGGTTGTACCCATCAACCGGTACCGGAACCGGATTTGCTTCTAAAAGGTTGGGAGGATCTCTCGCTGGGTGAGCTACACTTTACGGTCCTAAATGTTCCCGGGCACACACCCGGCGGTATAGCCCTCTATGGACAGGACGTGGTATTTACAGGAGACACCCTTTTCCAGGGAAGCATTGGCAGGACTGACTTGCCGGGCGGCGAGTATGACCAAATCATCGACAGCATCAATCGCAGACTGATGATTCTCGATGATGCTGTAAAGGTCTATCCGGGTCACGGCGAACCCACCACTATCGGATTTGAAAGGGAGAACAACCCTTTTCTCGTTAATCCGCCTCGGAAGCAGTGTTGA
- the hpt gene encoding hypoxanthine phosphoribosyltransferase, whose amino-acid sequence MKPPFELKRLYSREEISEVVRRLSAQISRDFAGKDPLVVGVLKGSVIFLSDLVRELSIPTEIDFIGTSSYGNGTTSTGQIKITAEPTARLAGRHILIIEDIVDTGLCIEAIMKYFSKHKPASISICALMDKPARHQVRVKIAYSGFTIPDKFVVGYGLDFSQHYRHLPEIFTMEEAPDAGQLASDD is encoded by the coding sequence GTGAAACCCCCTTTTGAGCTGAAGCGATTGTATTCTCGTGAAGAGATTTCCGAGGTCGTTAGAAGGCTTTCAGCGCAAATATCCCGTGACTTCGCGGGTAAAGACCCTCTGGTGGTCGGCGTTCTCAAAGGCTCAGTGATCTTTCTGTCGGACCTGGTCAGGGAGTTAAGCATTCCAACCGAAATTGATTTTATCGGCACTTCGAGTTACGGCAATGGGACAACAAGTACCGGACAAATCAAAATCACGGCAGAACCCACCGCTCGTCTCGCTGGTCGCCACATCCTGATTATTGAAGACATCGTAGATACCGGTCTTTGCATTGAAGCCATAATGAAATATTTTTCAAAACATAAACCGGCTTCGATCAGTATCTGCGCCCTCATGGATAAGCCTGCCAGGCACCAAGTTCGGGTGAAGATCGCATATTCAGGTTTCACCATCCCTGATAAATTTGTCGTTGGCTACGGCCTGGATTTCTCCCAGCACTATCGCCACTTGCCTGAGATCTTCACCATGGAGGAAGCTCCTGATGCCGGACAACTTGCTTCGGACGATTAA
- a CDS encoding ABC transporter ATP-binding protein produces the protein MVIKVENLVKVYGPIRAVDGISFEVNKGEVFGMLGPNGAGKTTTVEIIEGLRTQDSGTVTVLGLDSQKATKEIKQRIGAQLQTPSLMPTLTVEELLDVFAGFYEKSLPTKDLLEIVSLTESRKVLVKNLSGGQLQRLSVAMALVNDPEIAFLDEPTTGLDPQVRRSMWQVIEDMKAKGKTIFMTTHYMEEAERLCDRIAIVDHGKIIALDTPRGLINSNFKEQAIQFELEPRPSNEILLSFPGATSVATDLNEVVIYTKDVPGTMSAAIKYAEANCSPPQLKDLRVRQASLEDVFLKLTGRKIRE, from the coding sequence GTGGTAATTAAGGTTGAGAACCTGGTCAAGGTTTACGGACCGATTCGAGCGGTCGATGGCATTAGTTTTGAGGTAAACAAAGGCGAAGTCTTCGGCATGCTAGGCCCGAATGGTGCCGGAAAGACTACGACTGTGGAAATTATTGAGGGTTTGCGCACCCAAGATTCTGGTACTGTCACCGTGCTTGGATTGGACTCCCAAAAAGCCACCAAGGAGATCAAGCAACGGATTGGGGCTCAACTGCAAACGCCTTCGCTGATGCCTACGCTGACCGTGGAAGAATTGCTGGATGTGTTCGCCGGATTCTATGAGAAATCCCTACCAACGAAAGACCTTCTGGAAATTGTTTCACTCACGGAAAGCCGGAAAGTGTTGGTGAAAAATCTATCAGGCGGTCAACTGCAACGCCTCTCGGTTGCCATGGCGCTAGTGAACGATCCGGAAATTGCCTTCCTTGATGAGCCTACCACCGGACTCGATCCTCAGGTGAGGCGGAGCATGTGGCAGGTCATCGAGGATATGAAAGCTAAGGGCAAGACGATTTTCATGACAACTCATTATATGGAGGAAGCCGAAAGACTCTGCGACCGTATTGCTATCGTTGATCATGGCAAGATCATCGCACTTGATACACCAAGGGGATTGATTAACTCCAATTTCAAGGAACAAGCAATTCAATTCGAGCTTGAGCCCCGCCCTTCTAACGAAATCCTCCTGTCTTTTCCCGGCGCCACAAGCGTCGCAACCGATCTAAACGAGGTCGTTATTTACACTAAAGACGTACCTGGAACAATGTCGGCGGCGATCAAATATGCTGAAGCAAATTGCTCCCCTCCTCAATTAAAAGATCTCCGCGTCCGTCAGGCCTCCCTAGAGGATGTATTTTTGAAGTTGACCGGAAGGAAGATCAGGGAATGA
- a CDS encoding pseudouridine synthase: MTDRPHIPRRTPLTTTRAGQPRELQPRRPVAKAPGFVPETPTLLKTLRDAGLGSRRDLAEVIKAGRVKVNVVIAESFSLPLKPTDTVTFDDNMVERTKPQKVYLALNKPMDVISTTEDNHGRRTVIDLLPEEYKRLKLFPVGRLDEDTTGLILLTNDGELAYRLTHPKFEVEKEYLAAVDGALNVTQVDQLQKGIELDDGMSAPAKIKPVLLSPYNYRIVIHEGRKRIVRRLFAAVGHQVRLLKRVRIGKLKLENLKEGSIRRLTTAEVREL, from the coding sequence ATGACGGATAGACCACATATTCCTCGCCGAACACCGCTGACCACCACACGAGCCGGGCAACCCAGAGAACTGCAGCCAAGACGACCAGTCGCCAAAGCTCCGGGGTTTGTCCCAGAAACCCCCACCCTATTGAAAACATTGCGGGATGCGGGGTTGGGATCGAGGAGGGACCTGGCAGAGGTTATCAAGGCAGGGCGGGTAAAAGTCAATGTAGTCATCGCCGAAAGTTTTAGCCTGCCCCTGAAGCCGACAGATACCGTCACTTTTGACGATAACATGGTGGAACGAACAAAACCGCAAAAAGTATATCTGGCGCTCAATAAGCCCATGGACGTTATCTCCACGACTGAGGACAATCACGGCCGGCGCACAGTTATTGACTTGTTACCCGAAGAATACAAACGGCTAAAGTTATTCCCGGTCGGTAGGCTCGATGAAGACACGACCGGACTCATTCTGCTGACTAACGATGGGGAGCTGGCATATCGGCTCACTCACCCGAAATTTGAAGTGGAAAAGGAATACCTGGCGGCGGTTGACGGAGCTCTAAACGTAACGCAGGTTGATCAGTTGCAAAAAGGGATTGAGCTCGACGATGGGATGTCAGCCCCGGCTAAGATCAAGCCGGTTCTGCTCTCGCCTTACAATTACCGCATCGTCATCCACGAAGGGCGGAAACGTATAGTGCGGAGGTTGTTTGCGGCGGTGGGGCACCAGGTAAGGTTACTGAAACGCGTACGAATCGGCAAGCTGAAGCTGGAGAACTTGAAAGAGGGATCAATCAGACGATTGACAACGGCGGAGGTTAGAGAACTCTAA
- a CDS encoding phosphoribosyltransferase translates to MVYRQPNPSPLFENRFDAGLKLAEKLSTYKNESVVVFAIPNGGLPVGLQVALALGAELDVVVARKLPIPLRPEGGFGAVADDGTTVLNHELVRSLGLTQSQITYQTSKVRNDIRQRSLAYRNSRAIPVVTGKIAIIVDDGLASGYTMMAAIESVRRRRPSRIVAAVPVASELAVRTISKMADNVITAHTALVPKFYVSYYYRFWNDMPEEEAIKCLREWEMRRFKATTKA, encoded by the coding sequence ATGGTCTACCGCCAACCCAATCCCTCCCCACTCTTTGAAAACCGTTTCGACGCCGGGCTTAAGCTGGCCGAGAAGCTTTCAACGTACAAGAATGAGTCAGTAGTAGTCTTTGCCATTCCAAACGGCGGGTTGCCCGTGGGACTTCAGGTTGCACTAGCCCTCGGGGCTGAGCTTGATGTAGTCGTTGCCCGCAAACTTCCTATCCCGTTACGGCCTGAGGGTGGTTTTGGCGCCGTGGCGGACGACGGTACGACTGTTCTGAATCATGAACTTGTCAGGTCACTCGGCCTAACTCAATCCCAAATAACCTATCAGACCTCCAAGGTGAGGAACGATATCCGACAGAGAAGCTTGGCTTACCGCAACAGCCGGGCTATACCAGTCGTTACGGGGAAAATTGCAATTATCGTGGATGATGGCTTAGCGTCCGGCTACACCATGATGGCTGCCATAGAATCCGTTCGCCGCCGCCGTCCTTCAAGGATCGTCGCGGCAGTCCCGGTTGCATCTGAATTGGCGGTTAGAACGATCTCCAAAATGGCTGATAACGTTATTACCGCCCACACCGCCCTCGTCCCCAAATTCTATGTTTCCTACTATTATCGCTTCTGGAACGACATGCCGGAAGAAGAAGCTATCAAATGTTTGCGCGAGTGGGAAATGAGAAGGTTTAAGGCAACAACGAAGGCTTAG
- the ade gene encoding adenine deaminase: protein MPDNLLRTIKVARGQEPADILFKNARIVNVFSGEIEAGSVVVSNGVIAGIGDYTEAKVTIDLGGKYLVPGLIDGHTHIESSMLDIGEYARAVSTRGTTTVITDLHELTNVVGTGGIDYILKAGKKLPIDLHVMAPSCVPATHLETSGATVTTKDISRLLKKKGVIGLGEMMNFPGVLFGDDGVLDKIKASDGKVIDGHAPGITGRDLNAYVSAGIGSDHESTRLEEAREKLSRGIHIMIREGSTEKNLAELLPLVTDKTYKRCMFVVDDRSCSDLKRDGDIDAVVRKAIRLGLHPVRAIQLATINPAEYFGLRQIGAIAPGYAANLLIISNLEEFEITDVYFKGKLVARNDKALFKAKSRAPSRLRKSTNVKPFTAADLCMSFSGAETPVIEVIPGQIVTRYLKEKVNSIPDFKGDILKIVVVERHKATGNIGKGLVRGFGMKNGAIASSVAHDSHNIVCVGTSDEDIFAAVQAVIEMGGGLATVVGGKVIASLPLPVAGLMSPEPLDTVIEHFESVEAAACDIGVKLSAPFAALSFLALPVIPELKLTDLGMVDVSAFKLM from the coding sequence ATGCCGGACAACTTGCTTCGGACGATTAAAGTAGCCCGAGGCCAGGAGCCGGCTGACATCCTGTTCAAGAACGCCAGGATCGTCAACGTTTTCTCGGGTGAAATCGAAGCCGGTTCCGTAGTTGTAAGCAATGGCGTGATCGCGGGCATCGGCGACTACACGGAAGCCAAAGTGACGATCGATCTTGGCGGAAAATATCTGGTCCCAGGCTTAATTGATGGCCACACCCATATCGAAAGCTCCATGCTGGATATCGGAGAATACGCTCGAGCGGTTTCGACTCGAGGTACAACCACTGTAATTACTGATCTCCACGAACTAACAAATGTAGTTGGCACTGGCGGCATCGACTACATTCTCAAAGCTGGTAAAAAATTGCCGATTGACCTTCATGTGATGGCCCCTTCCTGCGTACCCGCTACCCACCTGGAAACCTCCGGCGCGACAGTAACCACTAAAGACATCTCTCGACTCCTGAAGAAAAAAGGCGTCATCGGTTTGGGCGAGATGATGAATTTCCCGGGCGTTTTGTTCGGAGATGACGGCGTCCTCGATAAAATCAAGGCTTCGGACGGCAAAGTCATCGATGGCCACGCACCGGGGATTACAGGCCGTGATTTGAACGCGTACGTCTCGGCAGGCATCGGCTCCGATCATGAATCGACTCGCCTTGAAGAAGCCAGAGAGAAACTTTCCCGCGGGATCCATATTATGATCCGCGAAGGTTCCACCGAAAAAAACCTTGCAGAATTGCTGCCGTTAGTCACCGATAAGACCTACAAACGTTGCATGTTTGTCGTTGACGATCGTTCCTGTTCTGATCTTAAACGAGACGGTGACATTGACGCCGTAGTCCGTAAAGCTATAAGACTTGGTCTCCATCCCGTCCGGGCAATTCAACTCGCTACTATCAACCCAGCAGAGTACTTTGGCTTAAGACAAATAGGTGCCATAGCTCCCGGGTACGCGGCCAACCTCCTGATTATCAGTAACCTCGAAGAATTCGAGATCACGGATGTCTATTTCAAGGGTAAACTTGTTGCCAGGAATGACAAAGCATTGTTCAAAGCCAAAAGCCGAGCACCATCGCGACTGCGCAAAAGCACGAACGTCAAGCCCTTCACCGCCGCCGACCTTTGCATGAGTTTCTCTGGCGCTGAAACACCGGTTATCGAGGTTATCCCCGGTCAGATCGTGACCCGCTACCTGAAAGAAAAAGTCAATTCAATCCCTGATTTCAAAGGCGATATCCTCAAAATCGTAGTCGTCGAACGACACAAGGCTACCGGCAACATCGGCAAGGGTTTGGTAAGGGGCTTCGGTATGAAAAACGGCGCCATTGCCTCATCCGTAGCCCATGATTCGCACAATATCGTCTGCGTCGGCACCTCCGATGAAGATATTTTTGCGGCGGTTCAGGCCGTAATCGAAATGGGAGGTGGGCTGGCGACTGTCGTTGGGGGTAAAGTCATTGCCAGTCTACCACTGCCCGTTGCCGGTTTAATGTCCCCAGAGCCTCTTGATACAGTGATCGAGCATTTCGAATCGGTTGAGGCTGCTGCATGCGACATTGGCGTCAAACTTTCCGCACCCTTCGCCGCCTTGTCTTTCCTAGCCCTCCCAGTGATTCCAGAACTCAAGCTGACCGACCTTGGCATGGTCGATGTCAGCGCCTTCAAACTGATGTGA
- a CDS encoding metallophosphoesterase family protein, with translation MKIIHFADLHLGVEVYGKPDPTTGLDTRLLDFLAAFDKLVDYAICQKVDLVLFCGDAFKSRDPSQTQQREFARRIRKLADVGIPVFLLIGNHDLPAASGRATSTEIYDTLRIPKVTVASQPKIYTIETSSGPVQIAALPWPRKSSFEGKAQAEGQNLSSDELKSKIEAGMSAKIKQMADSINPRLPSILAAHIWVDGAATASERKFILGLEPTVMLSNIALPAFDYVALGHLHKRQELSGTPPVVYSGSLERLDFGEERDDKGFYVIEIDIRDGRKIVEHRFNKLEGRRFLTLEKAFDEGELNPTASVLALIADRHEDITNTIVHLKLKMPESIAPLLRDAEIKNVLKDAYYFAISREVERQTRSRLGAENSESLSPLQALEKYLDMKNVVGSRRKELLARAEELLAETASK, from the coding sequence ATGAAAATCATCCACTTCGCTGACTTACACCTAGGAGTTGAGGTTTACGGCAAACCCGACCCCACCACCGGCCTTGATACCCGGCTATTGGATTTTCTTGCGGCTTTCGATAAGCTGGTTGATTACGCGATCTGCCAGAAGGTTGACCTGGTTCTTTTCTGCGGAGACGCGTTCAAGAGCCGAGACCCCTCTCAGACGCAACAGCGGGAGTTTGCTCGCCGCATCCGGAAACTGGCAGACGTTGGTATCCCTGTGTTCCTGCTTATCGGCAACCACGACCTTCCAGCCGCCTCCGGCCGCGCCACTTCCACCGAGATTTATGACACACTAAGGATACCGAAGGTGACCGTTGCCAGCCAACCAAAGATATACACCATTGAAACATCTTCGGGACCGGTTCAAATAGCCGCCCTTCCGTGGCCGCGCAAGAGTTCGTTTGAAGGCAAAGCCCAGGCAGAGGGACAGAACCTCTCTTCCGATGAACTTAAATCCAAGATCGAGGCAGGCATGTCAGCAAAGATCAAGCAAATGGCTGATAGTATCAATCCGAGGCTGCCATCGATTCTGGCTGCACACATCTGGGTTGACGGCGCGGCTACAGCTTCTGAACGCAAATTCATCCTCGGCCTTGAACCAACAGTTATGTTAAGTAATATCGCCCTGCCCGCTTTTGATTACGTCGCTCTCGGCCACTTGCACAAGCGCCAGGAACTGAGCGGAACTCCGCCGGTGGTTTACAGCGGCAGTTTAGAACGGCTGGACTTCGGTGAAGAAAGAGATGACAAGGGTTTTTACGTTATCGAAATCGATATTCGAGACGGACGCAAGATCGTCGAACATCGCTTCAACAAACTTGAGGGGCGCAGATTTCTAACTCTTGAAAAGGCTTTCGATGAAGGTGAACTGAATCCGACTGCATCAGTCTTGGCACTTATCGCAGACCGCCATGAAGACATTACGAACACAATTGTTCATCTAAAACTTAAAATGCCGGAATCCATTGCTCCGCTGCTAAGAGACGCCGAGATCAAGAATGTCCTCAAAGACGCCTACTATTTTGCCATCTCCCGCGAGGTGGAACGGCAGACACGGAGCCGGTTAGGCGCAGAGAATAGCGAGTCCCTATCGCCGTTGCAGGCATTGGAGAAATATTTGGATATGAAGAATGTGGTAGGATCGCGGCGCAAGGAACTTCTCGCCCGGGCTGAAGAACTACTGGCCGAAACGGCTTCAAAATGA